One window from the genome of Lacerta agilis isolate rLacAgi1 chromosome 18, rLacAgi1.pri, whole genome shotgun sequence encodes:
- the ACTL9 gene encoding actin-like protein 9, whose amino-acid sequence MSFRSTRRTSPGPSRTRSPATSRSKSPGSRPASPGHAGTRKASPGFALDRSSRSRASSKEAPRSNTPERGRSVVKTGAVIIDTGTGTCKAGFAGQQTPQAVIGTLVGHPTEKSMRTRRDRPNTFVGERARLEPDVDIILPVRHGIIIDWDAAEVLWRHLFYHDLKVAPEDHALLMSDPPLCPTTNREKLVEVVFESLNSPGMYVAYQSVLSVYAHGKISGLVVDTGHATSHTVPVHQGYNLPHATERMDIAGANMTSFLMDLLRNMGHYFDERMWDVIDDMKQKCCYVAFDFETEWNRPKRDYVADYQLPDGQIISLGKERFQCTEMLFSPPQMPGLNLLGLHGMALRSIRKVPEESRKEMYENIMLCGGSSLFDGFEKRFLHDLMAAVPTNTKVKVTAIPLRKYSVWTGGSILASLKNFQPCWVRKEQYHEHGPYIVHRKCY is encoded by the coding sequence ATGTCATTCAGGAGTACCAGGAGAACCAGCCCCGGGCCTTCGCGGACAAGGAGCCCAGCAACCTCGCGATCAAAGAGCCCTGGGTCGAGGCCGGCCAGCCCAGGACATGCTGGAACAAGGAAAGCATCCCCGGGATTCGCACTGGACCGCTCGTCCAGATCGCGGGCATCCTCAAAAGAAGCTCCTCGGTCAAATACTCCGGAAAGAGGGCGCTCAGTTGTGAAGACAGGAGCAGTAATCATCGATACAGGTACAGGGACGTGTAAAGCAGGGTTCGCAGGTCAACAGACTCCTCAGGCGGTCATTGGAACGTTGGTTGGGCACCCCACTGAGAAGTCCATGAGGACTAGGAGAGACAGGCCGAATACCTTTGTTGGGGAGCGGGCGCGGTTAGAGCCGGACGTCGATATCATTTTGCCAGTCCGACACGGCATCATCATCGACTGGGACGCGGCGGAAGTTCTGTGGAGGCACCTGTTCTACCACGACCTCAAGGTTGCTCCGGAAGACCACGCCCTCTTGATGTCCGACCCTCCACTCTGCCCCACAACGAACAGGGAAAAGTTGGTGGAGGTGGTCTTCGAGTCGCTCAACTCCCCCGGGATGTACGTGGCGTACCAGTCGGTGTTGTCGGTGTACGCCCACGGCAAGATCAGCGGTTTGGTAGTGGACACGGGACATGCCACATCCCACACCGTCCCCGTCCACCAAGGGTACAATCTTCCGCATGCCACCGAGAGGATGGACATTGCGGGCGCCAACATGACATCTTTCCTGATGGACCTTCTCAGGAACATGGGACATTACTTTGACGAGAGGATGTGGGATGTCATTGACGACATGAAGCAAAAATGCTGCTACGTGGCTTTTGATTTCGAGACTGAGTGGAATCGTCCCAAGAGAGACTACGTGGCAGATTACCAGCTGCCCGACGGCCAGATCATCAGCCTGGGCAAAGAGAGATTCCAGTGTACAGAGATGTTGTTCAGCCCTCCGCAGATGCCCGGACTGAACCTTTTGGGGCTTCATGGTATGGCACTGAGAAGCATCCGGAAGGTCCCCGAAGAATCCCGGAAGGAAATGTACGAGAACATCATGCTCTGCGGCGGCTCGTCCCTCTTTGACGGGTTCGAGAAGAGGTTCTTGCACGACCTCATGGCGGCTGTGCCCACCAACACGAAAGTGAAAGTCACGGCCATCCCTCTGAGGAAGTACTCCGTTTGGACTGGGGGTTCCATCCTCGCTTCCCTGAAGAACTTCCAGCCATGCTGGGTCCGGAAGGAGCAGTATCACGAACACGGCCCATACATCGTCCACAGGAAGTGCTACTGA